From a single Prosthecobacter sp. genomic region:
- a CDS encoding ArdC-like ssDNA-binding domain-containing protein: MKPDIYEQVTDRIITQLESGVVPWKSPYFSKVGFPRNFSTGRAYQGINVFLLGSLRFTSPHFLTFIQAKELGGHVRKGEQGSLVVKYGTYTRHEDQAPAIEDEAETRRFLKAYTVFHASQIEGIEFPQPDNLPELSITQKTDRAREIVAAMPNAPAIHDGNAVPCYRPKTDSVHMPERGFFESEEAYYSTLFHELSHSTGHASRLARKSLLENKGIDAAGDTARKVYAEEELVAEMGASFLNAHAGIMEDEISNSAAYLQSWIDALKGKDAKSWIVRAASQAQKAANYILNIQPEVLP; this comes from the coding sequence ATGAAACCAGACATCTACGAACAGGTCACAGACCGCATCATCACCCAGCTTGAATCAGGGGTTGTCCCTTGGAAATCGCCATACTTCTCGAAGGTCGGATTTCCCCGCAACTTCTCCACCGGCAGAGCCTATCAGGGCATTAACGTCTTCCTGCTTGGAAGTCTGCGCTTCACCTCGCCTCACTTCCTGACCTTCATTCAGGCCAAGGAGCTTGGCGGACACGTCCGCAAAGGGGAACAAGGTTCCCTTGTCGTGAAATACGGCACCTACACCAGGCACGAGGACCAAGCCCCCGCCATTGAGGACGAGGCAGAGACGCGCCGCTTTTTGAAGGCTTACACCGTGTTTCATGCTTCGCAGATCGAAGGCATCGAATTCCCGCAGCCCGATAATCTGCCCGAGCTTTCCATCACACAGAAGACAGACCGCGCCCGCGAGATCGTCGCAGCGATGCCAAACGCCCCCGCCATCCATGACGGGAATGCGGTTCCCTGCTATCGGCCCAAGACTGACAGCGTTCACATGCCGGAGCGTGGTTTCTTCGAGAGTGAAGAAGCGTATTATTCCACCCTCTTTCACGAGCTGAGTCACAGCACCGGCCACGCCTCACGCCTTGCCCGTAAGTCACTGCTTGAGAACAAGGGCATTGATGCCGCTGGCGACACGGCCCGCAAAGTCTATGCCGAGGAGGAATTGGTGGCAGAAATGGGTGCTTCATTCCTGAACGCCCACGCCGGCATCATGGAGGACGAAATCAGCAACTCCGCCGCCTACCTGCAAAGCTGGATTGATGCCCTCAAAGGCAAGGACGCCAAAAGCTGGATTGTCCGCGCTGCATCGCAGGCACAGAAGGCAGCCAACTACATCTTGAACATTCAGCCGGAGGTTCTGCCATGA